Genomic DNA from Alicyclobacillus fastidiosus:
TTTCCGGCTTGCTTCGTGAATTGGGATACCTGTTTGAAATGCGTCCCTAGTTCCGTAAGGCCAGCAACGAGAACACCGATACCGCCAAGGGCAAGGCCAATAGGTAATCCGACGCCCGTTGCATCTGCGGCTGCTCCCGCCGCTTCAAGTCCGCCTGCAATGCCGAGTCCGGCTTCCGCCGCACCTTCACCAGCTTCAGCAGCCGTTCCGCCGATTCCGAGTAGTCGTCCGATGCCGCCGATGCCTTTTCCGAGTAGCTTTCCGAGCGTCAACTTTCCGCCCACTTCGCCCAAAACACCCATTCCAGAAAGAACGTCAAACGTGAATGAGGTCGCCTTGATAGAAGCCGCGACACCTGTGAAGACAAGCGGAAGTGCGCCGAGATTCTTAGCTACGCTTTCAATCGCGCTCTTTAGGTCACCAATCGGCCCTTTTCCACTGTTGATCGCATTTGCGATCCCCGTAACAGCATTCGTGATTTTGCCAACCAGGGGTTCCAATTTAACCGCGAGAGAAGCGAATGCAAGGCCGAGTTGTTGCATATCACCTTGCAATGTCATGTTCTGCTTCACAGCATTATTCAATTGCGAAGGTGTCATATTGAGGTTGATGCCCGACATTTGTTGTTCCATCGAGTTCCAATTCGACAGAAGTGGAGCGAGTTGCGTTGTCCCTGTGAGGTTCAACAATTGAGAGGCCTTTGTTCCTTGGCCTTGGGACAGGAATTTTCTGTACTGAGTGCCAATCGTATTGAGCAATTCCCACGGACTTGTCACGGTGTCCGCTTGGTTGATGCCGAGAGATTCTAGCTCAATCGCCTGTTGACTTAGCGCGCCAGTACCAACCTGCGGAGTAAATATGTTTTGCAGATTACCCGCGAGATTGGACAAGAAACTAACGCCCGATGAACCAGACATTCCAGCCGACGCGAGCATTGCGTACGCTTGCGCCGCACCATTCACGCTCATGTTGTTCATCGTCCGTAACTGGTTTATGTACTGGAAGTTGTTACCTGCATTCACAAGAGACTGAATGCCGTAATAGCCCATCATCGCGTTCATGCCTGTTGTCAGGAACTTCATTGGGAGTTCATTCATCAAGCTATTGGCGCCATTGACGGAATTTAGCCAAGACGGAACAGGCGTTTTAGTAACCGCAGGCGTCTTCGACGGCGCTGGAGCGTTCTGAGCGTTCATGTAATCGCGGAACTGATTATAGAATTCCAGTGGAGCTTCTTCGTTCGCGGTTGTACTGTTCCACCCAAGCCATTCATCCTGAGCCTTTTGATAGGCTTCTTTGAGGGATTCCGGCACTTGCGATTCGTTGAGTTGGGAGAACCAAGTAGTCGCTTCTTGGGCGGTTAGTTCAGGCAACGATTTAGAACCGCTTCGGCTAGATGATGTGCCATTAGCCGCATTTCCAAGTGCCGCTATAGCACTACTCAGACCCGATTCCTCGCCAGATACGACAGCGCGCATACCTTCGGCAAGCTTCTGGACTTCATCGACCGTGGTGGATAGTTCGGTATTCAGCTGCTGTACCGACTTAACCATGTCGGAGAATGGGGCTTTCCCCGCGTCACTGTCGATTGCCATCGTGTCTTCCAAAACAGCCCGTAACGCATCTTGAATGTCCTTGATAGGAGCGCTCCACGCTTCGAACGGGTCTCTTTCCGCTTCATCGAGGGTTTTTACAAGCTCATCCCGCATGTCAGCGAGAGTTTCCGTAAACCTTGAACCTTGACCATTCAAATCCGCCATGTCGTCTGACAGCCTAACTAAAGCATCAGATTCACCAATGGCATCTAAGACGTCT
This window encodes:
- a CDS encoding transglycosylase SLT domain-containing protein, with the protein product MAEINDLDLKLNIIANDEASEALKELAGVLDALKESLAEFDDLNPFAKMDEAATDLSDLLSELDDRTTDLRDVLDAIGESDALVRLSDDMADLNGQGSRFTETLADMRDELVKTLDEAERDPFEAWSAPIKDIQDALRAVLEDTMAIDSDAGKAPFSDMVKSVQQLNTELSTTVDEVQKLAEGMRAVVSGEESGLSSAIAALGNAANGTSSSRSGSKSLPELTAQEATTWFSQLNESQVPESLKEAYQKAQDEWLGWNSTTANEEAPLEFYNQFRDYMNAQNAPAPSKTPAVTKTPVPSWLNSVNGANSLMNELPMKFLTTGMNAMMGYYGIQSLVNAGNNFQYINQLRTMNNMSVNGAAQAYAMLASAGMSGSSGVSFLSNLAGNLQNIFTPQVGTGALSQQAIELESLGINQADTVTSPWELLNTIGTQYRKFLSQGQGTKASQLLNLTGTTQLAPLLSNWNSMEQQMSGINLNMTPSQLNNAVKQNMTLQGDMQQLGLAFASLAVKLEPLVGKITNAVTGIANAINSGKGPIGDLKSAIESVAKNLGALPLVFTGVAASIKATSFTFDVLSGMGVLGEVGGKLTLGKLLGKGIGGIGRLLGIGGTAAEAGEGAAEAGLGIAGGLEAAGAAADATGVGLPIGLALGGIGVLVAGLTELGTHFKQVSQFTKQAGNDISKWSSEAGQHISSWAQNAGDHIHNWADVSSNEFYNWVGNTSQRISQWATNTDSNVRSGLNSMFNRFSTWGQDLGSDFQTWSGDIRTRWDTWGTDLLSDFSSWSDTIKTDFHAWGTDLGRDYDSWSQTIRSDWNTWGTNLRKDFGGWSSTINSDWNTWGTDLRRYFSSWSGTIGSDWSTWGKDLHTEFGSWSKTISGSWTSWGSTLNKDFGSWSKTVSNSWNSWGKSLDSDLKNFTKSTSLTWNSWMTNLGNSLSSLWQKVKNWFGGGNGVTSTPVKLSGTVTSWIKDAMKDAGVSGSAWLNTLEHLVSAESGGNPNAVNSQTVDGQHATGIAQMLPSTFAEYMKAGMNNILNPIDNLTASIRYILTRYGSPHNLVAKTGLGSSNYVGYATGGILQEPIVGIGLNSGTHYMLGEDGPEAVVPLNGSNTNVNGGLPTGGTAPRRNVNQNFNIQVVLQGTSNNARQMAQQVADELVRQLKLRGNFDWSF